In Populus nigra chromosome 1, ddPopNigr1.1, whole genome shotgun sequence, one genomic interval encodes:
- the LOC133676780 gene encoding formin-like protein 5, with protein sequence MLVRMNHQPMVHMKSSCSSFLVTLLCASVVVSLEYRGRTEEVFLRQLVDPATGYVDKDAAELLCIICKVDLIQLKEADENLNFCFPEETFNGASELRSKGWSVSKENIQKLIKVPQPQLKETLLDCIRKDNHLFHVSGDEGGADNYHTRRAVARRNLLQIISEPPAPVPVVGSPFPSPSPSPDLAPSPASTPNSVPSPQEPFFPHLTPPPPSPSENSSSSQTSGPIEPDNGNNHKTVVIAVVVTAGVTFVVAALFFLFCTKVCWRGPGARRNDERPLLSLSLSDYSVGSTHKTFGLGNSIEQEKLGHHSFGNISSHEKMGSSLESRFNKSDALNVSLDESMSLGAVSAAAKSSGDSKMNTPVPHPPGRTGSNPFLKPPPGRAEPLPPEPPASLRPPPSKAGPTPPPPPPAPPAPAKSSSSTGPRPPGPPPPPPIAPRVKPGPHTLPPPIGGSAPRPPPPMPSGPKVPRPPLGSKHPSNTASSEGAGMEDDADAPKAKLKPFFWDKVLANPDHSMVWHQIKSGSFQFNEEMIETLFGYAPDKNKNERKKESSSQDPTPHFIQILDPKKAQNLSILLRALNVTIEEVCDALREGNELPVELVQNLLRMAPTADEELKLRLYSGELSQLGPAERFLKALVDIPFAFKRLEALLFMCTLQEEITSSKESFETLEVACKELRNSRLFLKLLEAVLKTGNRMNDGTFRGGAQAFKLDTLLKLSDVKGVDGKTTLLHFVVQEIVRSEGVRAARAGRESRSLSSVSIKTDDLLEEISTDTEEHYCSLGLQVVSHLSSELENVKRAAVVDTDNLTRSAAKLGQSLLVTQNFLNKDMKNLEEDSGFHQTLKGFVQNAEVDVMSLLEEEKRIMALVKSTGDYFHGNAGKDEGLRLFVIVRDFLIILDKVCKEVREAQKRLAKTQKKEASTVSSPSNQRQQPLADLRQQLFPAIAERRTEDSSSSSDDDG encoded by the exons GCAGAGCTACTTTGCATCATTTGCAAGGTAGATTTGATTCAACTGAAGGAAGCTGATGAAAATCTTAACTTCTGTTTCCCTGAGGAAACATTTAATGGGGCCAGTGAACTAAGGTCTAAGGGTTGGTCAGTGTCAAAAGAAAACATTCAGAAATTGATTAAAGTCCCGCAGCCCCAGTTAAAGGAAACTCTTTTAGATTGTATAAGAAAGGACAATCATCTGTTCCATGTTTCTGGAGATGAAGGTGGTGCAGATAATTATCACACAAGGCGTGCTGTTGCAAGAAGGAATTTGCTTCAGATCATCTCAGAGCCCCCAGCCCCAGTGCCTGTCGTTGGATCACCATTTCCTAGTCCCTCACCATCCCCAGATCTGGCACCTTCTCCAGCTTCCACTCCGAACTCTGTCCCTTCACCACAAGAACCATTTTTTCCTCACCTAACGCCACCTCCTCCCAGTCCCAGTGAAAACTCTTCTTCTAGTCAAACCTCTGGTCCTATTGAGCCAGATAATGGAAATAACCATAAAACAGTTGTTATTGCAGTAGTTGTGACTGCTGGAGTGACATTTGTTGTTGCGGCATTGTTCTTCTTGTTCTGTACTAAGGTTTGTTGGAGAGGACCTGGAGCTAGACGAAATGATGAAAGGCCCCTTCTTAGCCTAAGCTTAAGTGACTATTCTGTTG GTTCTACACATAAAACTTTTGGCTTAGGAAATTCTATTGAACAAGAGAAGcttggtcatcattcttttggtAATATATCAAGCCATGAGAAAATGGGATCATCTTTGGAGAGCCGTTTTAATAAGTCTGATGCTCTTAATGTATCGCTAGATGAAAGTATGTCATTAGGAGCTGTTAGTGCTGCCGCCAAATCCTCTGGTGACAGCAAGATGAACACACCTGTACCACATCCTCCAGGAAGGACAGGCAGCAACCCTTTTTTGAAGCCTCCTCCTGGAAGGGCAGAACCACTTCCTCCTGAACCGCCTGCTAGTCTCAGGCCTCCTCCCAGTAAGGCTGGTCCTACTCCTCCACCTCCCCCGCCTGCACCACCTGCACCTGCAAAATCATCCAGTAGTACGGGCCCTCGCCCCCCTGGtccacctcctccaccacctATTGCTCCTAGAGTGAAACCTGGTCCACACACTCTACCACCTCCAATTGGAGGTTCTGCTCCTcgaccaccaccaccaatgCCCTCAGGTCCAAAAGTTCCTCGACCACCTCTTGGATCAAAGCATCCTTCCAATACTGCATCCAGTGAAGGAGCTGGTATGGAGGATGATGCTGATGCTCCTAAAGCCAAGTTAAAGCCATTTTTCTGGGACAAAGTTCTAGCCAACCCTGATCATTCCATGGTTTGGCATCAGATTAAATCGGGATCATTCCA GTTCAATGAGGAGATGATAGAAACCCTGTTTGGATATGCAcctgataaaaacaaaaatgaacgCAAGAAAGAGTCTTCTTCCCAAGATCCAACACCCCATTTTATTCAAATACTTGATCCCAAAAAGGcacaaaatttatcaattcttttGCGGGCACTGAATGTGACGATAGAAGAAGTCTGTGATGCACTTCGTGAAG GAAATGAGCTTCCTGTAGAGCTCGTTCAAAATTTGTTGAGGATGGCACCCACAGCAGACGAAGAACTGAAGCTTAGGCTCTACAGTGGTGAACTTTCTCAACTTGGGCCTGCTGAGAGGTTCCTAAAAGCATTGGTTGACATCCCATTTGCTTTTAAACGACTGGAAGCACTTCTTTTCATGTGCACTCTACAGGAAGAGATCACCTCCAGTAAAGAGTCTTTTGAAACCTTAGAG GTTGCTTGCAAGGAGCTCAGAAACAGTCGATTGTTCCTCAAGCTTCTAGAAGCTGTTCTCAAAACAGGCAACCGAATGAATGATGGAACATTCCGTGGTGGTGCACAAGCATTCAAGCTTGACACACTTTTGAAATTATCTGATGTAAAAGGAGTAGATGGGAAGACTACTCTCTTGCACTTTGTTGTTCAGGAGATAGTTCGCTCTGAAGGTGTGAGAGCTGCTCGTGCAGGACGAGAGAGCCGGAGCCTTTCCAGTGTCAGTATAAAAACAGATGATCTCCTTGAGGAAATTTCCACCGATACAGAAGAGCACTATTGCAGCCTTGGTCTTCAGGTTGTTTCTCATTTGAGCAGTGAACTAGAAAATGTCAAAAGAGCAGCGGTCGTGGATACTGACAACTTAACAAGATCTGCTGCTAAACTTGGGCAGTCATTGTTAGTAACCCAAAATTTCCTGAATAAAGACATGAAGAATTTAGAGGAAGATAGTGGATTCCATCAAACATTGAAAGGTTTTGTGCAGAATGCTGAGGTTGATGTCATGTCACTTctggaagaagaaaagagaattaTGGCTCTGGTGAAGAGCACTGGTGATTATTTCCATGGGAATGCAGGGAAGGATGAGGGCTTACGATTATTTGTCATTGTACGAgactttttaataatattagataAGGTATGCAAAGAGGTGAGAGAGGCACAAAAGAGGTTAgcaaaaacacagaaaaaagagGCATCTACTGTATCATCTCCCTCTAATCAGCGCCAACAACCGTTGGCTGATCTTCGCCAGCAGCTATTTCCAGCAATTGCAGAGCGACGTACAGAAGATTCCAGTTCCAGCTCGGATGACGATGGTTAA